One genomic segment of Peromyscus leucopus breed LL Stock chromosome 23, UCI_PerLeu_2.1, whole genome shotgun sequence includes these proteins:
- the Retn gene encoding resistin, with product MWQWRASGQGTDYPRQDGPHPEVYKKELWDRSACPELICVLLSPLPHTYRMENLSLLLLFLLFPVPGLLGSRRALCSIDEAMDEKMKQGFSSLLSEAVKNIGIQCRTVSSRGELASCPEGLAVTSCSCGSACGSWDVREGTICHCQCAGIDWTAARCCALGVGA from the exons ATGTGGCAATGGAGGGCAAGTGGCCAAGGGACTGATTACCCAAGGCAGGATGGGCCACATCCAGAGGTCTACAAGAAGGAGCTGTGGGACAGGAGCGCCTGTCCAGAACTGATTTGTGTCCTGCTGAGTCCACTGCCACA TACCTACAGGATGGAAAACctctcactcctcctcctcttcctcctcttccctgtcccCGGGTTGCTGGGCTCCAGAAGGGCACTGTGTTCGATAGATGAAGCCATGGACGAGAAGATGAAGCAAGGCTTCAGCTCCCTGT TGTCAGAAGCGGTAAAGAACATTGGCATACAGTGCCGGACAGTCTCTTCCCGAGGGGAGTTGGCCTCCTGTCCAGAGG GCTTAGCAGTCACCAGCTGCTCCTGTGGTTCTGCCTGTGGCTCGTGGGACGTTCGAGAGGGAACAATATGTCACTGCCAGTGTGCAGGCATAGATTGGACCGCAGCCCGTTGCTGTGCCCTGGGGGTTGGTGCCTGA